CGCGTCCTGCACCGGAAGCGGCCAAGCGGGTCGCGGACTATGCCAACAGCCACGGCGTCCTCACCCTCACTTGCGGGACGTTCGGCAACGTCATCCGTCTCCTCCCGCCACTGGTCATCGGGGAGGACCTCCTCGCTGAAGCCGTCTCCGTGCTCGAGGACGCCGTCGAGGCGCTTGCGTGACCGCCACCGTCAGCTTCAGGCCGACGACCGGCGAGCGGGCCGGCTCCGTCCGAGACAGCCTTCCCGGCGAGGTCTCCGACATCGTCGAGCGAGCCTCATCGGCCGCGCCCGAGGTGGCGGCGACGTCTCCGCGCGAGCGGCAGCTCTGGCTCGAGGCGATCGCTGAGTCCCTGCTCGACCATCGTGACGAGCTCGTACGGCTGGCCGACTGCGAGACGGCGCTGGGCCAGGAACGGCTCACAGGCGAGCTGACGCGCGCCGCAGCGCAGCTGCGCTTCTACGCCGAGGTCGCCGTCGAGGGGTCGTACCTCGACCTGACGACGGACTCTCCGACCGCGACGACGCCCGCGCTCGTCCGCATCAACCAACCCCTGGGACCGGTGGCGGTGTTCGGTGCGAGCAACTTCCCGTTCGGCTTCGGGGTGCTCGGCAACGACACCGCCTCGGCGCTCGCGGCGGGTTGCCCGGTGGTGGCGAAGGCACACCCGGCGCACGTGCTGCTGTGTGCTCGGTTGGGTGACCTCGCCCGAGACGCTCTCGCCACTGCGGGCGCTCCGGCGGGCACCTTCGGTCAGGTCGTCGGGTTCGACGCGGGGGTCCAGCTGGTGACGGAGCCGGCGATCCGAGCCGTCGGCTTCACCGGCTCTCAGGCCGGCGGGACGGCACTCTGGCGGCTCGCCAACGAGCGCGACGTCGTCATCCCGGTCTTCGCCGAGATGGGGACGGTGAACCCAGCGGTGATGACGCCTGCGTCGACTGCTCGCACGAGCGAGGTCGCGGCCGGTTTCGTCGCCTCCTTCACACTCGGCTCCGGGCAGTTCTGCACCAAGCCCGGGCTGCTGCTCGCGCCCGCGGGTCACGGCGTGGCGGCGGAGGTCGGGCGCGCGCTCGCGGCGGCCGCCCCGTCCGCGACCATGCTGACGCGAGGGATCGCCGAGGCGGCTTCGACCGGCGTCGACGCGCTCGTCGAGGGCGGAGCGGAGGTGGTCGCCCGCACCGGACGGAGCGACAAGGGCTGGTCGGCCGACACGGTGGTTCTGGCCGCTCCGAGCACCGCGCTCCATGTCGGCAGCCGACTGCTGGAGGAGTGCTTCGGGCCGGTCGCCGTCGTCGTCGAGTACGCCTCCGTCGACGAGGCCGTCCTCGCGCTCGGCCAGCTGCAGGGCAGCCTCACGGCGACCGTCGTCACCGACGGCACCGGCACCGATCCGCACGCCGCTCTCCTGATCTCGACCGTCGCACGCAACGCCGGTCGGGTGACGGTGGACGACTGGCCCACCGGAGTCGCGTGGACCTGGGCGCAGCAGCACGGCGGGCCGTGGCCTGCCACCTCTGCGCCGGGCAGCACCTCCGTCGGAGCCGCCGCGCTCGACCGGTTCGTCCGGCCGGTGAGCTACCAGTCGACCCCTGACCCGTGGCTTCCGGAACCCGCTCGCGCGGCCGACCCGTGGCGGTTGCCGCGACGGGTCGACGGCAGGCTCGAGCTCGCATGACGCTGCCGCTCGACGGCGTCCTGGTCGCCGACTTCTCCCGCGTCCTCGCCGGACCCTTGGCGACGGCGACGTTGGCCGACCTCGGCGCCACCGTCGTGAAGGTGGAGCGGCCCGGCTCCGGCGACGACACCCGTTCCTGGGGACCGCCGTGGGTGGGTGAGGAGGGGGACACCGCCTCGTACTTCCATGCGGCCAACCGCTCCAAGCGCTCGGTGACGCTCGACCTCGCTGACCCCGGAGACCGGGATCTCGCTCAGCGGCTGGCGGTGCGGGCGGACGTGCTCGTCGAGAACTTCAAGTCCGGCGTTCTGGCCAAGCACGGCCTGGGGTACGAGCAGGTCGCCACCGCGAACCCGGGCATCGTGTACTGCTCCGTGACTGGGTTCGGCTCCACCGGCGGGGCTGAGCTCCCCGGCTACGACTTCCTCGTCCAGGCGGTCGGGGGCCTGATGAGCATCACAGGTCAGGCCGACGCCGACCCGACGAAGGTCGGCGTCGCTGTGGTCGACGTGCTCACGTCGAAGGACGCCACGATCGGGATCCTTGCCGCGCTGCGGGCACGAGACCTCACCGGCCATGGCCAGCACGTCGAGGTGAACCTGCTCTCGAGCCTGCTCGGGTCGCTGGCAAACCAGGCGAGCTCGTACCTCCTCACGGGGACGGCGCCCGGCAGGATGGGCAACGCCCACCCGTCGATCGCGCCGTACGAGCTGCTGCGATGCCGCGACGCCGAGCTTGCGGTCGCCTGCGGCAACGACGGCCAGTTCCAGCGGCTGGCGGAGGCGATCGGTGCCCCCGACCTGAGCTGCGACGCCCGTTTCGCCACCAACGCGGCACGAGTCGAGAACAGGCCGCGGCTGAGGGTCGAGCTCGAGGCACGGCTGACGACCGCTCCCGTCGACCACTGGGTTCAGGCGTTGACCCTGGTCGGCGTCCCCGCGGGGAAGGTCGGCGACCTCGGAGACGCCATCGCGCTGGCTGAACGGCTGGGCCTCGCGCCCACCGTGGAAGTCGGCGCGAATGCCCCGGCCCAGGTCCGGCACCCCATCACGTACTCACGCACTCCTGTCACCGGCTACCTCCCCCCACCACGCCTGGGGCAGCACGACGACGAGGTTCGCCGCTGGCTGACCGACCCCACGAAGGAGAACCTGTCATGACCACCGCCCCACGCCTCTCGCCGACGGACCTCGCGTCGCTGGACAGCTTGCTGACCGAGGATGAGAAGTCCGTCCGCTCCTCCGTGCGACAGCTGTGCACCGATCGCATCGACCCGTTCGTCGCTGAGTGGTTCGAGGCCGGCACGATCCCCGGGATACGCGACCTCGCCAAGGAGCTCGGGTCGCTCGGTGTCCTCGGGATGCATCTCGAGGGCTACGGGTGTGCCGGAATGACGGCCACGGAGTACGGCGTCGCCTGCCTCGAGCTGGAGTCCACCGACTCGGGCATCCGCTCGCTCGTCTCGGTCCAGGGCTCGCTCGCGATGTTCGCGATCTGGAAGTGGGGAAGCGAGGAGCACAAGCAGCAGTGGCTCCCGGCGATGGCCGAGGGATCCGCGATCGGGTGCTTCGGCCTCACGGAGCCCGACCACGGTTCCGACCCGGGCTCGATGCTCACCCGCGCCCGCCGACAGGGCGACGACTGGATCCTCGACGGTCGCAAGATGTGGATCACGAACTCCCCGGTCGCCGACGTCGCAGTCGTGTGGGCCCAGACCGACGACGGTGTTCGCGGGTTCGTGGTGCCGACGAACACCCCCGGCTTCTCCGCACCCGAGATCAAGCACAAGCTCTCGCTGCGTGCCTCGATCACCGGAGAGATCGTGCTCGACTCCGTCCGGCTCCCCGACTCGGCGGCGTTCCCCGAGGTGCGCGGTCTCAAGGGCCCGTTGGCGTGCCTCAACGAGGCTCGCTACGGAATCGTCTGGGGTGCGATGGGTGCAGCGCGCAGCTCTCTCGAAGCGGCGCTGTCCTACGCGACCGAGCGGACCCAGTTCGGCAGACCCATCGGTGGCTTCCAGCTGACGCAGCAGAAGCTGGCCGACATGTCGCTGGAGTACACCAAGGGCATGCTGCTGGCGATACATCTCGGCCGGATGAAGGACGCGGGGACGCTCCGCCCCGAGCAGGTCAGCCTCGGTAAGCTCAACAACGTGCGCGAGGCGCTCGAGATCTGCCGAACGGCACGTACGATCCTCGCCGCGAACGGGATCTCCCTCGAGTACCCCGTGATCCGCCACATGAACAACCTGGAGTCGGTGCTCACCTACGAGGGCACGGTCGAGATGCACACGCTCGTCATCGGGCAGGCACTCACCGGGATCCCGGCCTTCCGGTGACGACCTACCAGGCGGAGCTCGCGCGTCGGCTGAGCGAGCACGAGGTCGATGTCGTCTACGGCCTGATCGGCGACGCCAATCTCTTCTTCGTCGACCACTGGGTGCGGGAGATCGGCGGTCGCTACGTCGGCGCGGTGCACGAGGCGAACGCGGTCATGATGGCCGCCGGTCACGCGCGCGCGACGGGTGTGGTCGGCGTCGCGACGGTGACACACGGCCCAGGGCTGACCAATGTGGTCACTGCACTGGTCGAGTGCGCCAAGAGCTCGATCCCCGTGCTGGTGATCGCCGGTCGGACCTCGGACCTTCGCCGTCACGCTCCGCAGAAGATCGTCCAGCGTCCGCTCGTCGAGGCGACCGGCGCGGGGTTCGAGTCGGCCCGCGCCGCCGACACGCTCGAGGCCGACCTCTCTCACGCGCTCCGGCGAGCGGGGGCCGAACGACGCCCGATCGTGCTCGAGGTGCCGATCGACATGATGGGACAGGAGGTCTCGGCGTCGAGCGGCGCCGTCGCTCCCCCGCTGACTCTCCCGCCGAGCACGCCGGATCCGGACTCCATCGATGCCGCGCTCGGGATCGTGATGTCCGCCCGTCGGCCGATCGTCCTGGCCGGACAGGGGGCCCTCCACGCGCGAGAACCGCTCGTCCGGCTGGCCGCGAAGCTCGGGGCGCCGCTGGCCTGCACCGCCCAGGCGAAGGACCTCTTCGCTGGAGAGCCCGCCTACCTCGGGATCTTCGGCACGCTGGCCACGACGGCGGCTCAGGACGTCATCGCCGACAGTGACTGCGTCCTTGCGTTCGGCGCGTCCATCACCCCGGAGACCTCCGACAAGGGCGGCCTGCTCGCCGGCAGGACGTTGGTCCAGTGCGACGAGGACGCGGCAGCGATCGGGCGGTTCGTCCGTCCTGACGCCGCCATCGTCGCCGACGCCTCCGCGACCGCGAAGGAGCTCGTCCGGTGGTTGGACGAGGCGGAGGTCGAGCCGTCGGGCTTCGCCGCGCGTGCCGAGGCCCGGCTCGCCGAACCGCTGCGCCGCGTCGCCGCACCCGGTCGACCAGGGACGGTCGACCTCCAGGACGTGTTCCGACACCTCAACGACGTCCTGCCGAGCGAGCGGACGGTCGTCGTCGACGTCGGTCGGTTCGCGCTTCACGCGCTGCGCGTCCTGACAGCACCCGACGCCCGTTCCTGGATGTGGGCGGGCGCCGGATTCGCGTCGATCGGGCTCGCCACCGGCATGGCGATCGGTGCCGCAGCGGCTCGGCCCGGCCGCCCCACTGTGCTCGTGGCCGGCGACGGCGGGTTCGCGCTCGGTGGCCTCAACGAGTTCACGACGGCAGTCCAGCATGAGCTGGACCTGATCTGCGTCGTGGCGAACGACGGGTCGTACGGAGCGGAGCACATCCAGTTCACCGGTCGCGGACTGGATCCCGCGCTGTCCCTGCTCACGTGGCCCGACTTCGCGGCGGTCGCCACCGCGATGGGCGGCGAGGGTGTCACGATCAGCACGTCGGAGGAGCTGAGCGCCGTCGGCGACACCATCGCACGTCGTACGCGCCCGCTCCTGATCGATGTGCGTCTCGACCCCGACCGCGTGACGTCGTTCGCGTAGCCGCTCAGGAAGGAACGTCGATGAGCACCTCCCCGTACGCCGACCGACCGTGGCTCGCGCTCTACCGCGACGGTCAGCCCACCGACGTCGAGCCCGAGTTCGCCAACCTGCTCGACATGGTCGAGGACGCTGTCCGCCGCGTGCCGGACCAGGACGCCATCAGGTATTTCGACGGCAGGATCAGTCTCGCCGAGCTGGACGCCGCCGCCAACGCGTTGGCAGCCGCCCTTCAGCACCGGGGCTTCGCCGTCGGAGACCGGTTGGCACTGTTCAGCCAGAACCATCCGTCGTACGTCATCGGGATGCTCGCGGCATGGAAGGCCGGCGGCGTCGCCGTGTCGGTCAACCCCATGTACAAGCAGCGAGAGCTCGGCCACCTCCTGCGGGACTCCGGTGCTCGTGCGCTGCTGTGCCTCGACGAGGTCCACGCGGTGGCAGCCGAGGTGCTGGCCGACTCGGGTCACGGGGTGGACATCGTCATCACGTCGTCCGGGCGAGACTTCCAGACCCGCAACGACCCGCGAGTTCTGCCCGACCGCGAGATGACTCCCCTCCCCCACGCGGTCGCCCTCCTCAGCCTGCTGACCGACCACGCCCATCAGGAACCTGTCCACGTGCCCGCCGCCCGCCCTGACGACCCGGCCTTCCTCGTGTACACCTCCGGCACGACGGGAGACCCGAAGGGCGCGTGCCTCACCCATGCGAATCTCGTGCTGAACGCCCGCAACTACCGCGAGTGGATGGAGCTGTCGTCGCACGACGCGATCCTCGCGATCGCACCGCTCTTCCACATCACCGGACTCGTCGGTCACGGTGTGCTGTCGCTGCTCCTGCCAGCCCCGCTGGTGCTGGGACACCGCTTCCATCCCGAGGTGATGGTCGAGCTGGTCCGCGAGCACCGGCCCACTTTCACCGTCGGAGCGATCACCGCCTTCACGGCGATGGTGGGGTTGCCCGGCGTCGGCCCGGACGACTTCGCCTCGCTGACCAAGGTCTACTCCGGTGGCGCTCCTGTCGCGCCCACGGTGGCCGACGAGGTCGAGGCAGTACTCGGGAGCTACGTGCACAACGCGTACGGGCTCACCGAGACCGCGTCGATCACCCATCTCGTGCCACCGCACAGACGCGCGCCGGTCGACCCCGACTCCGGAGCTCTGTCCATCGGTGTCCCGATCCCTTCGGTACGAGCAAGGATCGTCGACGCCTCCGACCAGGAGCTCCCTCCAGGCCAGGTTGGCGAGCTGCTCATCGCCGGTCCGCAGGTTGCCGGCGGCTACTGGGGTCGGCCGGACGCGACCGCGACCGCGTTCCCGCACGGGGAGCTACGCACGGGCGACGTGGGCTTCATGGACGCCGACGGCTGGTTCTACCTCGTGGACAGGTTGAAGGACATGATCATCGCGTCCGGCTACAAGGTGTGGCCGCGCGAGGTCGAGGACGTCCTCTACGGCCATCCCGCGGTCCG
Above is a genomic segment from Mumia sp. Pv4-285 containing:
- a CDS encoding aldehyde dehydrogenase family protein — encoded protein: MTATVSFRPTTGERAGSVRDSLPGEVSDIVERASSAAPEVAATSPRERQLWLEAIAESLLDHRDELVRLADCETALGQERLTGELTRAAAQLRFYAEVAVEGSYLDLTTDSPTATTPALVRINQPLGPVAVFGASNFPFGFGVLGNDTASALAAGCPVVAKAHPAHVLLCARLGDLARDALATAGAPAGTFGQVVGFDAGVQLVTEPAIRAVGFTGSQAGGTALWRLANERDVVIPVFAEMGTVNPAVMTPASTARTSEVAAGFVASFTLGSGQFCTKPGLLLAPAGHGVAAEVGRALAAAAPSATMLTRGIAEAASTGVDALVEGGAEVVARTGRSDKGWSADTVVLAAPSTALHVGSRLLEECFGPVAVVVEYASVDEAVLALGQLQGSLTATVVTDGTGTDPHAALLISTVARNAGRVTVDDWPTGVAWTWAQQHGGPWPATSAPGSTSVGAAALDRFVRPVSYQSTPDPWLPEPARAADPWRLPRRVDGRLELA
- a CDS encoding CaiB/BaiF CoA transferase family protein — its product is MTLPLDGVLVADFSRVLAGPLATATLADLGATVVKVERPGSGDDTRSWGPPWVGEEGDTASYFHAANRSKRSVTLDLADPGDRDLAQRLAVRADVLVENFKSGVLAKHGLGYEQVATANPGIVYCSVTGFGSTGGAELPGYDFLVQAVGGLMSITGQADADPTKVGVAVVDVLTSKDATIGILAALRARDLTGHGQHVEVNLLSSLLGSLANQASSYLLTGTAPGRMGNAHPSIAPYELLRCRDAELAVACGNDGQFQRLAEAIGAPDLSCDARFATNAARVENRPRLRVELEARLTTAPVDHWVQALTLVGVPAGKVGDLGDAIALAERLGLAPTVEVGANAPAQVRHPITYSRTPVTGYLPPPRLGQHDDEVRRWLTDPTKENLS
- a CDS encoding acyl-CoA dehydrogenase family protein; this encodes MTTAPRLSPTDLASLDSLLTEDEKSVRSSVRQLCTDRIDPFVAEWFEAGTIPGIRDLAKELGSLGVLGMHLEGYGCAGMTATEYGVACLELESTDSGIRSLVSVQGSLAMFAIWKWGSEEHKQQWLPAMAEGSAIGCFGLTEPDHGSDPGSMLTRARRQGDDWILDGRKMWITNSPVADVAVVWAQTDDGVRGFVVPTNTPGFSAPEIKHKLSLRASITGEIVLDSVRLPDSAAFPEVRGLKGPLACLNEARYGIVWGAMGAARSSLEAALSYATERTQFGRPIGGFQLTQQKLADMSLEYTKGMLLAIHLGRMKDAGTLRPEQVSLGKLNNVREALEICRTARTILAANGISLEYPVIRHMNNLESVLTYEGTVEMHTLVIGQALTGIPAFR
- a CDS encoding thiamine pyrophosphate-binding protein is translated as MTTYQAELARRLSEHEVDVVYGLIGDANLFFVDHWVREIGGRYVGAVHEANAVMMAAGHARATGVVGVATVTHGPGLTNVVTALVECAKSSIPVLVIAGRTSDLRRHAPQKIVQRPLVEATGAGFESARAADTLEADLSHALRRAGAERRPIVLEVPIDMMGQEVSASSGAVAPPLTLPPSTPDPDSIDAALGIVMSARRPIVLAGQGALHAREPLVRLAAKLGAPLACTAQAKDLFAGEPAYLGIFGTLATTAAQDVIADSDCVLAFGASITPETSDKGGLLAGRTLVQCDEDAAAIGRFVRPDAAIVADASATAKELVRWLDEAEVEPSGFAARAEARLAEPLRRVAAPGRPGTVDLQDVFRHLNDVLPSERTVVVDVGRFALHALRVLTAPDARSWMWAGAGFASIGLATGMAIGAAAARPGRPTVLVAGDGGFALGGLNEFTTAVQHELDLICVVANDGSYGAEHIQFTGRGLDPALSLLTWPDFAAVATAMGGEGVTISTSEELSAVGDTIARRTRPLLIDVRLDPDRVTSFA
- a CDS encoding AMP-binding protein, producing MSTSPYADRPWLALYRDGQPTDVEPEFANLLDMVEDAVRRVPDQDAIRYFDGRISLAELDAAANALAAALQHRGFAVGDRLALFSQNHPSYVIGMLAAWKAGGVAVSVNPMYKQRELGHLLRDSGARALLCLDEVHAVAAEVLADSGHGVDIVITSSGRDFQTRNDPRVLPDREMTPLPHAVALLSLLTDHAHQEPVHVPAARPDDPAFLVYTSGTTGDPKGACLTHANLVLNARNYREWMELSSHDAILAIAPLFHITGLVGHGVLSLLLPAPLVLGHRFHPEVMVELVREHRPTFTVGAITAFTAMVGLPGVGPDDFASLTKVYSGGAPVAPTVADEVEAVLGSYVHNAYGLTETASITHLVPPHRRAPVDPDSGALSIGVPIPSVRARIVDASDQELPPGQVGELLIAGPQVAGGYWGRPDATATAFPHGELRTGDVGFMDADGWFYLVDRLKDMIIASGYKVWPREVEDVLYGHPAVREAAVVGVPDDYRGETVHAFVSLRPGAVATETELVAYCRERMAAYKYPRAIGFVDELPKTASGKILRRALRRGGGT